The Akkermansia sp. N21116 genome includes a region encoding these proteins:
- a CDS encoding FAD-dependent oxidoreductase, translated as MMIPSTSMNVLIIGQGIAGTCLAWELQRRGVNFMVVDKPLGETASRVAAGLVNPMTGRAFRPGWRQAECLSAAAGFYPETERELHGSWWQKTPIFRELETEDQLEIWKERQMDEASSAYAGPLFPWPEGWNGKGSAAYTRGAAVLHVEGFVNAARALWVSEGRLKEGVVTPESVVSDGDAWLWDGGRYTHVVWCTGWEAGLHPAMAPLKGRPSKGTILDLALPELEWKSGILHFGHWLVHRDGIWRFGATYAWSWDDPGVPEAPAIQELMLSIVRRYKGSDLGYLRARAAVRPIIRRSQPVAGPIPGLAGQYVFSGLGSKGVTTAPWTAAALAAFLHEGTEIPSDLSPSSFWK; from the coding sequence ATGATGATTCCGTCTACTTCCATGAATGTTCTAATTATCGGTCAAGGCATTGCCGGCACCTGTCTTGCATGGGAATTGCAGAGACGAGGCGTGAACTTCATGGTAGTAGACAAGCCCTTGGGCGAGACGGCCTCCCGCGTGGCTGCCGGTCTTGTCAATCCGATGACGGGTAGAGCTTTTCGTCCGGGCTGGAGGCAGGCTGAGTGTTTGTCTGCCGCTGCCGGATTTTATCCTGAAACGGAACGAGAACTTCACGGATCATGGTGGCAGAAGACCCCTATTTTCCGGGAATTGGAAACGGAGGATCAGCTTGAAATCTGGAAAGAACGCCAGATGGACGAAGCTTCATCCGCTTATGCCGGTCCCTTGTTTCCGTGGCCGGAAGGTTGGAATGGCAAGGGTAGCGCGGCTTATACGCGCGGCGCTGCTGTTCTCCATGTGGAAGGATTTGTGAATGCAGCTCGTGCCTTGTGGGTTTCCGAAGGCAGATTGAAGGAAGGTGTGGTAACGCCAGAATCTGTCGTGTCGGATGGCGATGCGTGGCTGTGGGATGGAGGCAGATATACCCATGTCGTCTGGTGTACGGGCTGGGAGGCCGGACTTCACCCAGCCATGGCTCCGTTGAAGGGCAGACCGTCCAAGGGGACGATTCTCGATTTGGCACTGCCTGAACTGGAGTGGAAATCGGGTATTCTGCATTTTGGTCATTGGCTGGTACACAGGGACGGTATCTGGCGTTTCGGTGCCACCTATGCGTGGTCTTGGGATGATCCGGGCGTTCCGGAGGCTCCAGCCATACAAGAGCTAATGCTCAGTATCGTTCGCAGATACAAAGGCAGCGATCTTGGTTATTTGAGGGCTCGGGCCGCCGTCCGTCCGATTATCCGCCGCAGCCAGCCGGTTGCCGGCCCTATCCCGGGATTGGCCGGGCAATACGTGTTCTCGGGGCTGGGCAGCAAGGGTGTGACGACTGCGCCGTGGACAGCTGCGGCACTGGCCGCTTTTTTGCACGAAGGGACGGAAATCCCCTCGGATTTATCTCCTTCCTCATTTTGGAAGTAA
- a CDS encoding YebC/PmpR family DNA-binding transcriptional regulator, translating into MSGHNKWSKIKYTKAAADAKKGKIFARYAHEITLAVKQGGSDPDMNPRLRAAIDGAKSVSTPKENIERAIKKGAGDMGGAAIQEITYEGYGPNGTALLIEIATDNTNRSNSEIRTIFTKNGGSIATPGSVAYQFDRKGEVRLLSETLDEDSSMELAMDAGADDVEPGENDNEWVFTTPPTELGNVASALRAAGHMLTSMKLIYVPQNVTVITDLEVAKKATRLFELLDDYDDTLNVFSNFDIAEELLEQLDA; encoded by the coding sequence ATGTCCGGACATAATAAATGGTCCAAGATCAAATATACGAAGGCTGCCGCCGACGCTAAAAAGGGGAAAATCTTCGCTCGCTACGCCCATGAAATTACGCTTGCCGTTAAACAGGGAGGCAGCGACCCGGATATGAACCCGCGTTTGCGGGCCGCAATCGACGGAGCCAAGTCGGTATCCACTCCCAAGGAAAACATCGAGCGCGCCATTAAAAAAGGTGCCGGAGATATGGGGGGAGCCGCAATCCAGGAAATCACCTACGAAGGCTATGGCCCGAACGGCACAGCTCTTCTCATTGAAATTGCCACGGACAACACCAACCGTTCCAATTCGGAAATCCGCACGATCTTCACCAAAAACGGCGGTTCCATCGCCACTCCCGGCTCGGTCGCCTACCAGTTCGACCGCAAGGGAGAAGTCCGTCTCCTCTCCGAAACTTTGGACGAAGATTCTTCAATGGAACTTGCCATGGACGCAGGTGCCGATGATGTGGAACCCGGCGAGAACGACAACGAATGGGTTTTCACCACTCCTCCCACGGAACTTGGCAATGTAGCCTCAGCCCTGCGCGCTGCCGGTCACATGTTGACATCCATGAAGCTCATCTACGTTCCTCAGAACGTCACAGTCATCACGGATCTGGAAGTCGCCAAAAAAGCAACCAGACTTTTCGAACTTCTGGACGATTATGACGATACGCTTAATGTCTTCTCCAATTTTGACATTGCTGAAGAACTCCTTGAGCAACTCGACGCTTAA
- the rho gene encoding transcription termination factor Rho, with product MSDTLPEGTAEGSEPIPAPKKRVVRKSATPASVPRKTTGRKKTADTEKQASATTVKATDSLALETASAAEEPTVPPKPKAVDRRKRTVKASKEGDQAQTTADLLPAPVHEIPAGEGEVPVKSVRKRVVRKKTVTVEIPEQPDQTASSVSEDASPEPKQPSNEQTKDATVAREQEESQENSRQDRDGFPKQQGQGFNRNNKFRNNNNNKRGRRDNNRNYQQGDRPSVRENLRDARTRKNNNNDDNREQLSPRQPIEYGPPEEVDGLLEITPKGFGFLRTQETGFEQARDAVYVSNEIIRTHGLRHAVWLHGIARRHPKGIQLTEITSVNGKNWEEARLLPHFDELKAVNPNKRIIFETTPERYTTRTLDLMAPVGRGQRGLIVAPPRTGKTTFLQHMAEAIRENYRDSMHLMILLVDERPEEVTEFQRNIQGAEVYASSNDGKVRDHCRLAELCIERAKRLVEAGEHVFLLMDSITRLARAYNNADKGSGRTMSGGIDARALEMPRRLFAAARNTRQAGSLTIIATALIETNSRMDDLIFQEFKGTGNMELVLNRRIAEQYIYPAVDILKSGTRREELILPENWLYKIHLIRRALAGHKPVEAMERFLFFLRKYPSNTQMLIDLKQRA from the coding sequence ATGTCTGATACTCTCCCTGAAGGGACGGCTGAAGGTTCCGAACCCATTCCCGCCCCTAAAAAGAGGGTTGTCCGCAAATCGGCAACTCCGGCATCCGTCCCGCGCAAAACAACCGGTCGTAAAAAAACGGCCGATACGGAAAAACAGGCCTCTGCAACAACAGTAAAGGCTACGGATTCCCTTGCCTTGGAAACAGCTTCAGCCGCCGAAGAGCCAACTGTTCCCCCCAAACCCAAGGCAGTCGACCGCCGCAAACGTACCGTTAAAGCCTCCAAGGAAGGAGATCAGGCTCAAACAACTGCGGATCTTCTCCCTGCCCCGGTTCATGAAATTCCGGCGGGAGAAGGAGAAGTCCCGGTCAAATCCGTCCGGAAACGCGTCGTCCGGAAAAAAACCGTAACGGTAGAAATCCCCGAACAACCGGATCAAACTGCCTCATCCGTGTCCGAAGATGCATCCCCGGAACCTAAACAGCCATCCAACGAACAAACGAAGGACGCAACCGTAGCCCGGGAACAAGAAGAATCGCAGGAAAACAGCCGCCAGGATCGAGATGGCTTTCCTAAACAGCAGGGGCAGGGCTTCAACCGCAATAACAAATTCCGGAACAACAATAACAACAAAAGAGGACGCCGCGACAACAACCGCAATTACCAGCAGGGTGATCGCCCCTCCGTCCGTGAAAATCTGCGTGACGCCCGTACCCGCAAGAACAACAACAACGACGACAACCGCGAACAGTTATCCCCCCGTCAGCCCATCGAATACGGCCCTCCGGAAGAAGTCGACGGTTTGCTGGAAATCACGCCCAAAGGATTTGGGTTCCTCCGTACTCAGGAAACGGGGTTCGAGCAGGCAAGGGATGCCGTGTATGTCTCCAACGAAATTATACGCACCCATGGCCTCCGCCATGCCGTCTGGCTTCACGGGATTGCCCGTCGCCATCCCAAAGGCATCCAACTCACGGAAATCACCTCTGTCAACGGTAAAAACTGGGAAGAAGCCCGCCTCCTGCCCCATTTTGACGAACTCAAAGCAGTCAATCCCAACAAACGCATCATCTTTGAAACGACGCCCGAGCGCTATACCACCCGGACACTCGACCTGATGGCCCCAGTCGGTCGCGGCCAGCGCGGACTGATCGTCGCCCCGCCCCGCACCGGGAAAACGACTTTCCTCCAACATATGGCGGAAGCTATCCGCGAGAATTACCGAGACTCGATGCATTTAATGATCCTTCTGGTTGACGAAAGACCGGAAGAAGTCACCGAATTCCAGCGCAACATCCAGGGAGCCGAAGTCTATGCATCCTCGAACGACGGCAAAGTCCGCGATCACTGTCGTCTGGCCGAACTTTGTATCGAACGTGCCAAACGCCTCGTCGAAGCCGGAGAACATGTCTTCCTCCTGATGGATTCCATCACCCGCTTGGCACGAGCCTACAACAATGCCGATAAAGGCAGTGGTCGGACGATGTCCGGCGGGATCGATGCCCGTGCCCTTGAAATGCCGCGCCGCCTTTTCGCTGCCGCCCGCAATACGCGGCAGGCAGGTTCTCTAACGATAATCGCCACTGCCCTGATCGAAACGAACAGTCGTATGGACGATCTGATCTTTCAGGAATTCAAAGGGACGGGCAACATGGAACTCGTTCTCAATCGCCGCATCGCGGAGCAGTACATCTATCCCGCTGTAGATATACTGAAGTCCGGCACGCGCCGGGAGGAACTCATCCTGCCGGAAAACTGGTTGTACAAGATCCATCTGATCCGTCGTGCCCTGGCTGGACACAAGCCTGTTGAAGCAATGGAGCGTTTCCTCTTTTTCCTGAGGAAATACCCCAGCAACACACAGATGCTCATCGATCTCAAGCAAAGGGCTTAA
- the leuB gene encoding 3-isopropylmalate dehydrogenase, which produces MNDHKHHIAVLAGDGIGPEVMAEALKVLAAASSRYGFSVSYEEHFVGGAGIDNCGKALPDETVAACEQADAILFGSVGGPKWEHLPPNEQPERGALLPLRKHFGLYANLRPGVCLPELTHASPIKNEIIPHGFDILCVRELTGGLYFGTPRFREAEGDDEVAVDTLRYRKSEVIRIAKVAFEAARGRSKKVTSVDKANVLTSSLLWRDAILEVAKDYPDIVLNHMYVDNAAMQLVKNPSQFDVLVTENMFGDILSDEMAIICGSLGMLPSASLCQGRGEEGRFFGLYEPSGGSAPDIAGQGIANPIAQILSLSMLLRYSLGETEAADAIDKAVRSVISAGYRTGDLATGAPGEIRVNTSGMGDAVVAALA; this is translated from the coding sequence ATGAACGATCACAAGCACCATATTGCCGTGCTGGCTGGCGATGGCATTGGCCCGGAAGTCATGGCTGAAGCTCTGAAAGTCCTTGCGGCGGCGAGTTCCCGTTACGGTTTTTCCGTGAGTTATGAAGAACATTTTGTCGGAGGTGCCGGCATCGACAATTGCGGTAAGGCCCTTCCGGATGAAACGGTGGCTGCCTGTGAACAAGCGGATGCCATCCTGTTTGGTTCCGTCGGTGGCCCTAAATGGGAACATCTTCCCCCCAACGAGCAACCGGAACGCGGCGCTTTGCTTCCTCTCCGCAAGCATTTCGGCTTGTACGCCAACTTGCGTCCCGGTGTATGCCTGCCGGAATTGACGCATGCCTCTCCGATTAAGAACGAGATTATTCCCCATGGATTCGATATACTCTGCGTCCGCGAACTGACTGGCGGCCTCTATTTCGGCACTCCTCGTTTTCGTGAAGCGGAAGGCGACGATGAAGTGGCTGTGGATACGCTCCGGTACCGCAAAAGCGAAGTGATTCGTATTGCCAAAGTCGCCTTTGAAGCTGCCCGTGGTCGTTCGAAAAAAGTGACGAGTGTGGACAAGGCGAATGTGTTGACCAGCTCCCTGTTGTGGCGTGATGCAATTCTTGAAGTGGCAAAAGACTACCCTGATATTGTCCTGAACCACATGTATGTAGACAATGCGGCCATGCAACTGGTGAAGAACCCATCCCAGTTCGATGTGTTGGTTACGGAAAACATGTTCGGAGACATTCTCTCCGATGAAATGGCTATCATCTGCGGTTCCCTCGGTATGTTGCCGAGTGCCAGCCTTTGCCAGGGACGTGGAGAAGAAGGGCGGTTCTTCGGCCTCTACGAGCCTTCCGGAGGTTCTGCTCCCGACATTGCTGGTCAGGGCATTGCCAACCCGATCGCCCAGATTCTTTCCCTGTCCATGTTGCTGCGTTATTCTTTGGGTGAGACCGAAGCAGCCGATGCCATCGACAAAGCCGTGCGTTCGGTGATTTCCGCCGGATATCGTACGGGCGATCTCGCGACAGGAGCTCCGGGGGAAATCCGCGTCAATACGTCCGGCATGGGCGATGCCGTCGTTGCGGCTCTTGCCTGA
- a CDS encoding family 20 glycosylhydrolase, translating to MSVIKKLFILSSLSLLGPVLAFAQPNEKPFVIPELREWVGDEGIWQFTGGTAIVIPSVVKDKLMPVAHEFAADIKTMFGREIPVRIGQPNPGDIILSLGELPNKNEEAYSLDIDETVNVIGNDPKGVYWATRTMLQLLEQSPELQLPKGRTLDYPQYPIRGFMLDCGRKFFTIDFLQDYVKFMAYYKMNTFHIHLNDNGFKGFFDEDWDKTYAAFRLECDTYPGLTAKDGSYTKAEFINLQKQAESRGVNIIPEIDVPAHSLAFSHYKPEIGSKEYGMDHLDLFNPETYTFMDGLFKEYLSGPNPVFRGKQVHIGTDEYSNAKKEVVEKFRSFTDHYIRLVESYGKQAAIWGALTHAKGDTPVKADNVLMYAWHNNYAQPKDMVKQGYDLVSIPDGLLYIVPEAGYYYNYLNTKHLYNSWEPNQIGNAKFEEGDPKIKGGMFAVWNDHVGNGISEKDVHHRVFPAMQTLAVKMWTGGRGLRPFEQFESLRQNLSEAPGVNIMGRVRNGKGIILQKETLASGESTGMKEIGYGYRVDFTLKAADNPKGTILFQSPNAMVYLSDPKEGKLGFERDGYLYTFDYTVPLDKEVQLGIEGDSRSTKLYVNGQLKESLDIIRVPRGGKDKAIACVRTLVFPLEKTGNFKGEIKNLTVIVP from the coding sequence CTGTCCGTGATCAAGAAACTCTTCATTTTATCCTCTCTGTCCCTGCTGGGGCCCGTTCTGGCATTTGCCCAGCCGAATGAGAAACCGTTTGTCATTCCCGAACTCAGAGAGTGGGTCGGAGACGAGGGCATATGGCAATTCACCGGAGGAACGGCAATTGTCATCCCCAGTGTCGTTAAGGATAAGCTCATGCCTGTTGCTCATGAATTTGCTGCGGATATCAAAACCATGTTCGGACGGGAGATCCCCGTGCGCATCGGCCAGCCGAATCCCGGAGATATCATTCTCTCCCTAGGGGAACTGCCGAACAAAAACGAAGAAGCGTATTCTCTTGATATCGATGAAACCGTCAACGTCATCGGCAATGATCCGAAGGGAGTATACTGGGCAACGCGCACCATGCTCCAGCTTCTTGAACAATCCCCCGAACTTCAATTGCCCAAGGGCAGAACTCTGGACTACCCGCAATACCCGATCCGGGGATTCATGTTGGACTGCGGGCGCAAATTCTTTACGATCGACTTCCTTCAAGACTACGTCAAGTTCATGGCTTACTACAAGATGAATACATTCCATATTCATCTGAATGACAATGGATTCAAGGGGTTTTTCGACGAAGACTGGGACAAGACCTATGCCGCTTTCCGGCTGGAATGCGATACCTATCCGGGCCTAACGGCCAAGGACGGTTCTTACACCAAAGCGGAATTCATCAATCTCCAGAAGCAAGCGGAAAGCAGAGGCGTCAACATCATTCCCGAAATCGACGTTCCCGCCCATTCTCTGGCCTTTTCGCACTACAAACCCGAAATAGGCAGCAAGGAATATGGCATGGATCACCTGGATCTTTTCAACCCGGAGACTTACACGTTTATGGACGGATTATTCAAAGAGTATCTCTCCGGCCCCAACCCCGTCTTCCGCGGCAAACAGGTTCATATCGGCACGGATGAATACTCCAACGCCAAAAAGGAAGTCGTTGAAAAGTTCCGTTCTTTCACCGACCACTACATTCGCCTCGTGGAAAGCTACGGCAAACAGGCAGCAATCTGGGGTGCTCTGACCCATGCCAAAGGAGATACTCCGGTCAAAGCGGACAATGTTCTCATGTACGCATGGCACAACAACTATGCCCAGCCTAAAGACATGGTAAAACAGGGATACGACCTTGTCAGCATCCCGGATGGCCTGCTCTACATTGTCCCGGAAGCAGGATACTATTACAATTATCTCAATACGAAGCATCTGTATAATTCCTGGGAACCCAATCAAATCGGAAACGCGAAATTCGAAGAAGGCGATCCGAAAATCAAAGGCGGCATGTTCGCCGTGTGGAACGACCACGTCGGCAACGGCATTTCCGAAAAGGATGTCCACCACCGCGTCTTCCCCGCCATGCAAACGCTTGCCGTCAAGATGTGGACGGGAGGAAGAGGACTGCGACCCTTTGAACAATTCGAATCACTCCGCCAAAATCTCAGCGAAGCCCCCGGTGTCAATATCATGGGCCGAGTCAGAAACGGCAAGGGTATCATCCTGCAAAAAGAAACCCTCGCTTCCGGGGAAAGCACCGGGATGAAGGAAATCGGTTATGGATACCGCGTAGACTTCACATTGAAAGCGGCAGACAATCCCAAGGGAACCATCCTCTTCCAGTCCCCGAATGCCATGGTTTACCTCAGTGACCCGAAGGAAGGAAAACTCGGTTTCGAGCGCGACGGTTATCTGTACACCTTTGACTATACGGTACCTCTGGACAAGGAGGTCCAACTGGGTATCGAAGGAGATAGCCGGAGCACCAAATTGTATGTAAACGGACAATTGAAGGAATCTCTCGACATCATCCGTGTTCCACGCGGAGGCAAAGACAAGGCGATCGCCTGTGTTCGCACCCTCGTCTTCCCGCTTGAGAAAACAGGAAACTTCAAGGGCGAGATCAAAAATCTTACAGTTATCGTTCCGTGA
- the hisF gene encoding imidazole glycerol phosphate synthase subunit HisF gives MLAKRIIPCLDVTNGRVVKGTNFINLRDAGDPVECAMAYDRQEADELVFLDITASSDGRATMVDVVRRTADCCFMPLTVGGGIRKVEDMREMLLAGADKVSLNTAAINRPDLINEGATAFGNQCIVVAIDAKRLASGKWGVYTHGGRNFVGLDAVEWALEAERRGAGEILLTSMDADGAKAGYDIALTRAVSEAVGIPVIASGGAGNLDHMVDVLTEGKADAVLAASIFHFGEHTVPEAKAYFTTKGIPVRPLC, from the coding sequence GTGCTGGCAAAACGTATCATTCCCTGTCTGGACGTCACGAACGGTCGTGTCGTCAAAGGTACCAATTTCATCAATCTCCGCGACGCCGGTGATCCTGTCGAATGTGCTATGGCCTATGACAGGCAGGAAGCGGATGAACTCGTCTTTCTCGACATCACAGCCTCATCCGACGGACGAGCAACGATGGTCGATGTTGTTCGCAGAACGGCGGACTGCTGTTTCATGCCCCTGACTGTCGGTGGCGGCATTCGGAAGGTTGAGGACATGCGAGAAATGCTTTTGGCCGGAGCCGACAAAGTTTCTCTGAATACGGCAGCCATTAATCGTCCAGATCTCATCAATGAAGGGGCTACGGCGTTCGGCAACCAGTGTATCGTCGTCGCTATTGACGCCAAACGCCTGGCCTCCGGCAAATGGGGAGTGTACACCCACGGCGGGCGCAACTTCGTCGGCCTGGATGCCGTGGAATGGGCACTCGAAGCAGAACGTCGGGGCGCCGGGGAAATCCTGCTGACCAGCATGGATGCCGATGGAGCCAAAGCGGGTTACGATATTGCCCTGACGCGAGCCGTCAGCGAAGCTGTCGGCATACCGGTCATCGCCAGCGGAGGTGCCGGCAACCTGGATCACATGGTCGATGTCCTCACGGAAGGCAAGGCCGATGCTGTCCTGGCAGCCTCAATCTTCCATTTCGGCGAACATACGGTACCGGAAGCCAAGGCCTATTTCACAACGAAGGGCATCCCCGTACGTCCCCTCTGCTAA
- a CDS encoding TrkA family potassium uptake protein, whose product MKYTVIGLGQFGRNLCLELAARKMDVVAVGNTEECLEDVQDQVTYAIISDYTNPNSLKELEFDDDSVAIVSIGDSFEENLLVVSYLQQMGVKQIYARALSDVHEHILKQMNAKFINLAQVTARQFASQLQSPQFLSATPLDESHAIVEMAVPENWIGRKLRDVELRTRFKLNLLTIRRGDVPEDREGVMAMPRNPVIGTPDPDLEFKPDDILILFGREDSLTRFAEYITEEQEK is encoded by the coding sequence ATGAAATACACTGTTATCGGACTTGGCCAGTTTGGCCGGAATCTCTGCCTCGAACTTGCTGCCCGAAAAATGGATGTTGTAGCTGTAGGCAATACGGAAGAATGTCTGGAAGATGTCCAAGACCAAGTGACCTATGCCATTATTTCGGACTATACAAACCCCAATTCTCTCAAGGAATTGGAGTTTGACGACGATTCCGTGGCTATTGTTTCCATTGGAGACAGCTTCGAGGAGAATCTTTTGGTTGTTTCTTACCTTCAGCAAATGGGTGTCAAGCAGATCTATGCCCGCGCCCTCAGCGATGTTCACGAGCACATCCTCAAACAGATGAACGCCAAATTCATCAATCTGGCGCAAGTGACAGCCCGGCAGTTCGCAAGTCAGCTTCAGTCCCCTCAATTCCTCAGTGCAACGCCTCTGGACGAGTCTCATGCCATCGTCGAAATGGCTGTTCCTGAAAATTGGATCGGCCGCAAGTTGCGCGATGTCGAACTCAGAACCCGCTTCAAACTGAACTTGTTGACTATTCGTCGCGGTGATGTGCCGGAGGATCGTGAAGGAGTCATGGCCATGCCGCGCAACCCCGTTATCGGAACGCCCGATCCCGACCTCGAGTTCAAGCCCGATGACATCCTGATTCTCTTCGGGCGCGAAGATAGCCTGACCCGTTTTGCCGAGTATATTACCGAAGAACAGGAAAAATAG
- a CDS encoding RNA-binding protein, with translation MSQHYTSGRQGHGPQRRNNRQGRYHGGGDRKGGFRPNRSNAPKPVKLTFWQKILKFVGLYKPPFQKKKDTPSRFVEGKTGRTNIRIARSRESRTPISRQPVSVPRLYVGNLSYEATESDLEDLFKGIGAVRSVEVIYNPRTHKSKGYAFVEMQFMDDAVRAVTVLHDQPFMGRLLTVSAANERQEQARDDQQTGQPDLQETGVGESRQDEA, from the coding sequence ATGTCTCAACATTATACATCAGGACGCCAGGGTCATGGGCCCCAGCGCCGCAACAACAGACAGGGTAGATACCATGGAGGCGGGGACCGCAAAGGCGGATTCAGGCCCAACCGCAGCAATGCTCCCAAACCGGTCAAACTTACCTTCTGGCAGAAAATTCTGAAATTTGTCGGTCTTTACAAACCGCCGTTCCAGAAGAAAAAAGACACACCTTCCAGATTCGTCGAAGGTAAAACCGGAAGGACGAATATTCGCATTGCCCGTTCCCGCGAAAGCAGGACTCCCATCTCCCGCCAGCCCGTTAGCGTACCCCGCCTCTACGTTGGCAACCTCTCCTATGAAGCTACGGAATCCGATTTGGAGGATCTTTTCAAGGGGATTGGCGCCGTTCGCAGCGTGGAAGTGATTTACAATCCCCGGACGCATAAGTCCAAAGGTTACGCATTCGTGGAGATGCAGTTCATGGACGATGCCGTTCGTGCCGTTACCGTTCTGCATGACCAGCCTTTCATGGGGCGCCTCCTTACGGTAAGCGCTGCCAATGAACGTCAGGAACAGGCCAGGGATGACCAACAAACCGGCCAACCTGACTTGCAGGAAACCGGCGTAGGCGAATCCCGCCAGGATGAGGCCTGA
- a CDS encoding potassium transporter TrkG, which yields MDTARKRYNLFSRTSLVGLALMVACVLWELGWPLETAQYENIVMALNLATIAHLVGIIGAYVYCEEKRRPPLRLLIFQIIGCLVIFGLLVREDTLSPEKIKQGEVIRLVATIGLVLIPALVSLTHVFQWLIKRQGKPVMPPALQFVVSLICAVLAGSGLLMLPNATHGDIPYLDALFTSASAVCVTGLSSVNFAEQFTLTGQIFVLCLIQIGGLGVMTFAYFIAMIAGQGVSLRDRVLLRNIFDESNLNAAVLSVRHIVISTLFLETTGALFLYFTWKTQGVDPGSSPLWWHAMFHAVSAFCNAGFSTFPGGLGAPGLVACRLGQLVILCLITMGGLGFPLYQEAWYHFKRWLQERKSTARMRKIPWSPYSKLVLCTTSIIVFIGTLSLFLVNTDLGREMTWTERLWVCLFDSISSRTAGFAITNMEFYMPAGCLIICALMIIGGSPGGTAGGIRTTTVAVVAGEVFRVVKGRKYVQFFRRRIDQSVIERCLCTIAVCGAWVGASTVLACSFQPEGVAPLDMFFEVCSAFSTSGLSMGATSSLYDIPKCIVIINMIVGRAGLFLFLVALAGTPEPKHFHYPAVKIPLT from the coding sequence ATGGACACAGCACGGAAACGATACAACCTGTTCAGCCGAACCTCCCTCGTCGGGCTGGCATTGATGGTTGCCTGCGTTTTGTGGGAATTGGGCTGGCCTTTGGAGACGGCTCAGTACGAGAACATCGTCATGGCCCTGAATCTGGCGACAATCGCCCACTTGGTGGGAATTATCGGGGCTTACGTTTATTGCGAGGAAAAAAGAAGACCTCCGCTGCGCCTCCTCATTTTTCAAATCATCGGTTGTTTGGTGATCTTCGGTCTTTTGGTGAGAGAGGATACTCTTTCTCCTGAAAAAATTAAACAGGGAGAAGTTATCCGTCTGGTCGCGACGATTGGCTTGGTGCTCATCCCCGCCCTCGTTTCTCTGACGCATGTCTTTCAATGGCTGATCAAGCGACAGGGCAAGCCGGTGATGCCTCCGGCTCTGCAATTCGTCGTCTCTCTCATTTGTGCGGTCCTTGCCGGGAGTGGCCTGTTGATGTTGCCTAATGCCACTCATGGAGATATCCCCTATCTGGACGCTTTGTTTACCAGTGCCAGTGCCGTATGCGTGACGGGGCTTTCATCTGTGAATTTTGCCGAACAATTTACACTGACGGGCCAAATTTTCGTCCTGTGTCTCATTCAGATTGGCGGTCTGGGCGTCATGACGTTCGCCTATTTTATTGCCATGATCGCCGGGCAAGGTGTTTCCCTCAGGGATCGCGTTCTCCTGCGAAATATCTTTGACGAAAGCAATTTGAATGCTGCTGTCCTATCTGTCCGTCACATTGTTATCAGTACTCTGTTCCTGGAAACGACCGGAGCTCTCTTTCTCTATTTCACATGGAAAACCCAGGGTGTGGATCCGGGATCAAGCCCTCTTTGGTGGCATGCCATGTTCCATGCGGTTTCCGCTTTCTGCAACGCCGGATTTTCAACTTTCCCGGGAGGACTCGGTGCTCCCGGACTTGTCGCGTGCCGCTTGGGCCAGTTGGTGATCCTGTGCCTGATCACCATGGGGGGACTCGGCTTTCCCTTGTACCAGGAGGCTTGGTATCATTTCAAACGATGGTTGCAGGAACGCAAGAGTACGGCTCGCATGCGTAAAATCCCATGGTCTCCGTACAGCAAACTTGTTCTTTGTACCACCTCGATCATCGTTTTTATCGGTACTTTATCCCTGTTTCTGGTCAATACGGATTTGGGAAGGGAAATGACATGGACGGAGCGTCTTTGGGTTTGCCTGTTCGATAGCATTTCATCCCGTACCGCAGGTTTTGCCATTACCAACATGGAGTTCTACATGCCGGCGGGTTGCCTGATTATTTGCGCACTCATGATTATCGGCGGTAGCCCTGGAGGGACCGCCGGGGGAATCAGAACTACGACGGTTGCCGTAGTTGCCGGGGAAGTGTTTCGCGTCGTCAAAGGGCGTAAGTACGTTCAGTTTTTCCGGAGGCGAATCGACCAGTCCGTGATCGAACGATGCCTGTGTACCATTGCCGTGTGCGGTGCATGGGTCGGAGCTTCGACCGTTCTGGCATGCTCGTTCCAACCGGAGGGAGTTGCTCCTCTGGATATGTTCTTCGAAGTATGCAGCGCATTTTCTACATCGGGTTTGTCGATGGGGGCGACATCGTCCTTGTATGACATTCCCAAATGTATCGTTATTATTAACATGATCGTTGGCAGGGCAGGATTATTCCTGTTTCTTGTGGCTCTGGCCGGCACTCCCGAACCCAAGCATTTCCACTATCCCGCCGTTAAAATACCTCTTACCTGA